In Paenibacillus segetis, a single genomic region encodes these proteins:
- a CDS encoding glycosyl hydrolase-related protein — LRSVGELGDWGLFPTPEAQCLGEHTVHMELIPHTGDGMTSGAYAEAYQFQVPWTVCQSDVHEGPISPAYTPFKWESAELAFSSMKMNGESGDLMLRWYNMSKEQTELTLSTDIPCEHFYKTTILEETMPPLTKNAVSGLSMMVGPCEIVTTGLRLY; from the coding sequence CTACGCAGTGTGGGAGAACTAGGCGATTGGGGATTGTTCCCTACACCAGAAGCACAATGCCTTGGTGAACACACTGTCCATATGGAGCTCATTCCACACACTGGAGACGGTATGACTTCTGGCGCTTATGCTGAAGCATATCAGTTCCAGGTCCCTTGGACTGTATGCCAAAGTGACGTTCATGAGGGACCAATTTCTCCAGCATATACGCCATTTAAATGGGAAAGTGCTGAGCTTGCCTTCTCTTCCATGAAGATGAACGGAGAGAGTGGAGATCTCATGCTACGTTGGTACAACATGAGCAAAGAACAAACAGAGCTTACTTTAAGTACAGATATTCCTTGTGAACACTTCTACAAAACAACGATCTTGGAAGAGACGATGCCGCCTCTAACTAAGAATGCCGTAAGTGGTTTGTCTATGATGGTTGGTCCATGTGAGATTGTGACGACAGGTCTTCGTCTATATTAA